The DNA sequence CTCCATACAGGGGTCCATGTTCTTACCCTGGGGTTGATAGCGGGGGTTGAGCACAGCTGGAAGGCAGAGCCTTAGGCCATCGTCAGCCTGTACAGCCAGCTCTGTCACATAGTCCAGGCTGACAGAGGCCTTCTCCCCTGGAGGCAGACTACCTACACTCAGCTTGAACACATCCGGGCTctcatcactctcctccaatAGGAAGGCCTGCTGGCCCGAGCTCAACAAATCATCATACTGCTCCCGCGCctgagaggggaacagaggaacACAAGGACGCATCATCAGCCAGAGACAATAGTGATATGAGAGTGGTCAAAAGGATAATACTGAATCTTGAAGCTCCGCAAGTCATAGACTGCTTGGTTAACAAATTGGGTATAGTTGCCCACAGTAAGACTTTACACCAAGTTGTTCTTAAACCTGTGTAGTAACTATGTAACTATGAATCCTGCAACAAATTATACTTTTGTGGATCTGCATTGTTGCTTTTGTCTCAATGTTGACTTGTCATCTCCCCTCACCTTCTGTTTCTCCTGAACCTCAGCCACCACCTCAGTCTGTCCTATCTTGGCGCTGAACCTGCAGACAGCAGCCTCTCCTGGTAGAGGGAAAACAAAGATGGCCTCCAGAGGGCTCTCCTCCTGGTTCTCATACTGCAGAGTGGAGCTCACAGTGGCTACATGCCCCTGGACACTCACCTCCACAGCAATACTCTTCAGAGGCACTGCGAGAGGGagcgatggatggagagaggataaACAAGATACTGATGAGAGCTCATGCCTGGGAGAATGAAAATCCACACAGACATGGAAGTAAACAATCATTTCTGCTTTCAAACAGTACCTGGTTCATTCTTGACAGTTACCAATCCACAGCAGTTCACCATTTTGGCATCTGAATGGGGAAGTCAGGTGTCATATTATTGTCCTCTTAACTCAAAACAAGCACTGTTTACATCACTTTGATTAAGTTTGTGTTTGAAACAGTAAACATTCAAATCTTGATTTGCCAAGTGTTTTCTGATGAATTGTTTTATAAAGGCAGCCACCGAATGCAACTACTGACAGTATGATGAGAGCCATTGAGAGGTTTATCTAATCGTTGACAGTCATGCACCACATCTGCTGTTTGCAGATAAAGAATGTTGCTTTGTACTTTGtactgttaggttctaaataaacATAGTAAAAACGAACGGACAAATAGTCATATATTATTGCTCTTCTCAGAACATATTTTCTCATACAACAGTTGCTTTGTGCAAAAAGGGACTTTATCAAGCCTGTAGTTCATTTAAACAATGAACAATGAAATGATCATCAGCTTGAGCAATAATGTCAATCTCTGTCCATTGTCCATCCTGTGTAACCTCTGGTTGAAGTCGTCATAGAGATCCCATTCAAtgattctaattcctaattctttCAGACTACTGCAAAAGGATTTGAATAtgtaagacccttattttataGGAATGGACAGAGCCCGGTCTTAAAAGTCAAGTAACAACCtttattcaagagagtactgagtacacacacattttaccacaggttataaactgaaaatgacgtcagcgttttctaaatgttccgtctcttcttgatactggtagaaaggctctatagctctcaagccttccctcctcgcctagagccaaggtcagtcagtgtagataagcattctagacaTTCTGGAGATATAGTTCATTAatttgtaccaaggaacagaccgtTATTGTTCTAAACTCGTgactacattcacacacacattatcttcAGTACGgggatcaagaaagaaaactcaaacatatacagtaacatttagtattctgattagtacatatacagtaacataatagtattctgattagtacatcctgattgaaatgtatacataattagtcattatagataaaaaattcccttaacaaccTGCCACCTTGATGGTGATGGTCAGGTATTGTAGAGCCCGTGATGAATGTCGGTTCAATAAACATGATACATTCTGAACGTTCTGTAACGTTGAGCAGTGTTGAACAGAAGTCTATAATAATAAGCATATTAAATGTAATTTCAATATCTgatacaattttgattttttAAAGAAAACCGGAATGCTTTCACAAAGTAGCCTTATCATCACCAAACGCTGCACTTACGTATAATAATAGCCTACCTTAAAATCTGTGATAGGCTGGTTTTCAATCTTCAGAGCAGGTCTGATTGGTAAAAAGACAAATTGGTGAAAAAAGCTCTCAGAATTGGGCTTCCAGTGTAAACGCAGCCTTCTTCCTGGTTTATAAAGAAAGGTAAATGTCAATAGTAAACACGTGTAGGTGCACCGGTGTGCACTCATCTCATTGTCATAGTCACAACTGCTATCTTCctattggtggtggtggtggatagACACATTAGGCCTATTCAACCACTGGTTGTTTTTGAGTCTGTAATGCAGGTTTCTACGTTATGTCTTTGACAGTCTTATTATAAGGCATATATGTATATAGGCTATGGCAATTCTttgtccctaatctatggatttcacatgactgggaatacatatatgcatcttttggtcacagataccgttaaaaaaaaggtaggggcgtggatcagaaaatctgtcagtatctggtgtgaccaccacttgcccctgtcacaccctgatctgtttgacctgtctttgtgcttgtctccacccccctccaggtgtcatccatcttccccattatcccatgtgtatttataccggttttctctgtttgtctgttgccagttagcTTTGTTTTGTCAAGtctaccagcggttttcccgtATCCCTGGCtttctctagttcctgttttctagttttgacCATTCTTCCTGCCCTAACTCTGCCTGCTGTTCTGtgccttgtcacaccaccctggattacagacctctgacttccctgagcctgcctgacgttctgtaccttgtggactctgctctggattattgacctatgcctgccctgagcctgcctgtcgttctgtacctttcggactctgctctggattactgacctatGCCTGCCcatgacctgtcgtttgcctgcccctctGTTTTTGTTATTAACTTATGTTACTtcaaaactgtctgcatctgggtcttctgaGCCTTGAAAGCCCATGCAGTGTGAAAAATATCcttccttcgcatagagttgatcagtctgttgattgtggaatgtcatcccactcctcttcaatggctgtgcgaagttgctggatattggcgggaactggaacacgctgtcttacacgtcaatccagagcatcccaaacaagctcaatgggtgacatgtctgagtatacaggccatggaataactggaaaatgttcagcttccaggaatggtgtacagatccttacgacatggggccatgcattatcatgctgaaatatgacGTGATGGTGATGTGATGACGTGATGTTTTGAATACAGGGCTGGAAAAGCCTGCACATCCAGTGGCTCTCCAGAAGGGGTTGGCCACTCCTGATCTAGGTTCCATGAAGAAGGAACagaggttggtgtcattaaaaaaacaaataaaatggcctcccgggtggcacagtggttaagggcgctgtacggcagcgccagctgtgccaccagagacactgggttcgcgcccaggctctgtcgtgaaCCGGCCGCGACCgcgaggtccgtggggcgacgcacaattggcctagcgttgtccgggttagggagggcttggccggtagggatatccttgtctcatcgcacaccagcgactcctgtggcgggccgggcgcagtgcgtgctaaccaaggtacacggtgtttcctccgacacattggtgcggctggcttctgggttggatggtgctgtgttaagaagcagtgcggcttggttgggttctgtatcggaggacgcatgactttcaaccttcgtctctcccgagcccgtacgggagttgtagcaatgagacaagatagtagctactaaacaattggataccacgaaaaagtggtgaaatttaaataaaataaaatagatgaAATGACCAATCAACATCATATGATTTTAAAGGACAGTGTTACATGATCACACAGGCACTCATCTAGCTTTCCATTTTACCAAGCATTTTGGATAGTGATGACAGTGATGATAGTGATGACAGTTAACAGTTAACACATTGTTTCCAGTAGCCTATTGAATTGATAACCAAAGCAAAGTCTGACAAGTATAGCTGTATATGTAATACATAGATTCATGTTGATATGTTAATAACAACCAATACATTGAGATACATAAGTGCCCCTACATTAAATGACAGTAGGCTAATATAGGTGAGAGGTTGATAATTAGGCTTGTTCAGACCGGGACAGTAGCTAGTTCCACCATGTTGCTTTGAGGAGGGGACCAGGAGCAGGTTGGGTTGTGTGTATATCTGACCCCAGGCAGAGTAGCAGGAgcgtgggggacagagagaggacaggcagTGTGAACCTCTCAGAGCCCCAATGTGTCTTTCTGCACCTGGCAACCCAAAAGGGTGTTTCCAGCCTGGACACACTCGGACACACTGGCCGCTGAAACACACATCACCAGGACAGGTATCATGAGAGATATTGTGGAATCATGGGGACAAGGGTGGGCAAAATGTATCCTCAAACACTTGTTAGAAGACAAAATACCACCAACATTGTATTGTGAATGATTGATTATACTCACAATAGAGAGATTAAGTAATAGAGTGGATCCCAACCAGGAAATTGCTTTCACGAAACAATTTATTTCCAATCAGGTTAGATGAAGGCCAAAATTTTAGATGCCAGGACTATGAGAGTGAGCTATAGCTACCTTTCTGAGCCTGGATCCATGATACTGCCTTCAAGGCCAGAAACTGCCACTCCTCCTGAGCCTCCATCTTGAACCCATAGAGCCATACCAGGGCTAGAACCGTGGCCCACACCTCCTGgtccacctgagagagagagaacagaacagaaagacagacggggagagagagacagaccgacagaccgacagaccgacagacagacagacagacagacagacagacagacagagagagtgacagacagagagagcgacagacagagagagcgacagacagagagagagagcgacagacagacagacagacagacagagcgacagacagacagacagagcgacagacagacagacagagcgacagacagacagacagagcgacagacagacagagagagagagagagcgacagacagacagagagagagcgacagacagacagacagagagagagcgacagacagacagagagagagcgacagacagacagacagacagacagacagacagacagacagacagacagagagagagagagagacagagagcgacagacagacagagagcgacagacagacagacaaacagacagacagacagacagacagacagacagacagacagagagagagagagcgacagacagacagagagagagcgacagacagacagacagacacacagacagagagcgacagagacagagagcgacagacagacagagagcaacagacagacagacagacagacagacagacagacagacagacagacagacagacagacagacacacagacagaaaaagagagtaagggaaagagaacgagagagatgatgagaaagagaggaaacaGGCAGAAGATAAGGATACTGAGACATGGGAATCATGGTGAGATTCAGTTCAATGGTCATCATGCCGTTGTCCAGAGCTGATGGTCATTCTACAGAATATACGTGCAGATAGTCTGTGTGATTTCAGAGTCTTAGTTTATTTCTGTGGACCTACCGGTGCAGGCTTTGGCTTGGCCACTTCCTCCTCAGTCTTCCCCAGTACCTCAGCCAACGCTGCCTCCAGGACCCAGGAACCAGAGGCCTTCTGGAGGGAGATCAGCTGGAGGAGAGTGTCCTTCACAGGATTAGAGGATGTGGCTGGACAGTCTAAGTCTGATGGGACAGGACAACAAATAGTCAGAACGGTGACAACTGACCAAAACGTTTTTTACCTAATACCTAAACATTATAGCACCAGTGGCTAACTGGGTCACCCAAACCCTAAAAACAGTGGTAAAGTCCTTGTACTGGGCTTGAGTAATACAATCACAATAAATGGATACGCTTTGGGGAGTATCAAACTGTGTTACCTGTTATTCACATGGGAATTGTACTTGAAATGAGGTTAACACAGATATTAACCCTTTGCAAGAGTCTTGGTCACAGTCTAATAATTCAGGTCTCCAAACCAGAAAACTAATGTAAATG is a window from the Oncorhynchus mykiss isolate Arlee chromosome 24, USDA_OmykA_1.1, whole genome shotgun sequence genome containing:
- the LOC110503392 gene encoding von Willebrand factor A domain-containing protein 5A-like, with the protein product MVNCCGLVTVKNEPVPLKSIAVEVSVQGHVATVSSTLQYENQEESPLEAIFVFPLPGEAAVCRFSAKIGQTEVVAEVQEKQKAREQYDDLLSSGQQAFLLEESDESPDVFKLSVGSLPPGEKASVSLDYVTELAVQADDGLRLCLPAVLNPRYQPQGKNMDPCMERHKPLIHHSAV